Proteins co-encoded in one Kribbella solani genomic window:
- a CDS encoding VOC family protein, with amino-acid sequence MRLDHVQVSCPPGGEDVARAFYRDALGMTEVEKPELLKPRGGCWFRSGAAEIHIGVEQAFVPAMKAHPALAVDDLDALAAKLEGLGFPVTWDNETIPGRRRFHTADGHGNRIEIV; translated from the coding sequence ATGCGGCTCGACCATGTACAGGTGTCGTGCCCGCCCGGTGGTGAGGACGTGGCGCGGGCGTTCTACCGGGACGCGCTCGGGATGACCGAGGTGGAGAAACCGGAGCTGCTGAAACCGCGCGGTGGTTGCTGGTTCAGGTCCGGTGCGGCCGAGATTCACATCGGCGTCGAGCAGGCGTTCGTACCGGCGATGAAGGCACATCCGGCGCTGGCCGTTGACGATCTGGACGCGCTCGCGGCGAAGCTCGAAGGCCTTGGTTTCCCGGTCACCTGGGACAACGAAACGATCCCGGGCCGCCGACGGTTCCATACCGCCGACGGCCACGGGAACAGGATCGAGATCGTGTAA
- a CDS encoding sensor histidine kinase, with protein sequence MTGMLTARPVPARSRAFDLFLAGGLCVTFGFLSLAQAHLEGFLAFGMLAPLVWRRTHPELVFYGVCSVALLQWLAQVQLMPGNVGLLVGLYAITVYGDVQQSRIALGIGGLGVLMATSRYWSNSDWKQQITMMVALGALVFGVWALGERRRTRGLYVAQLEERAAQLERDRDRESKLAVSNERTRIAREIHDVVAHGLSIMIVQADGGLYAADQSPEAAKKALATIGDTGRASLTEMRKMLGLLKQDEQRDLDPNQPRPQPGVSSLPELIENVRAAGLTVAYEVTGRPRDLPALLGLTAYRIVQEGLTNTLKHAGPGARTSVTLDFGREMLTVVVTDDGRGAGVAPSSDPGHGLVGMRQRASVSGGTVSAGPKAGGGYEVIARLPYNLPNGG encoded by the coding sequence ATGACGGGGATGCTGACCGCACGGCCGGTGCCTGCCCGGAGCAGGGCGTTCGACCTGTTCCTGGCCGGCGGTTTGTGCGTGACTTTCGGGTTCCTGTCGCTCGCGCAGGCGCACTTGGAGGGGTTCCTCGCGTTCGGCATGCTCGCGCCGCTGGTCTGGCGGCGTACGCATCCGGAGCTGGTGTTCTACGGGGTCTGCTCGGTCGCCCTGCTGCAGTGGCTGGCCCAGGTCCAGCTGATGCCCGGCAACGTCGGTCTGCTGGTCGGTCTGTACGCGATCACCGTGTACGGCGACGTGCAGCAAAGCCGGATCGCCCTCGGCATCGGTGGTCTCGGTGTACTGATGGCAACCTCGCGCTACTGGTCGAACTCGGACTGGAAGCAGCAGATCACCATGATGGTCGCGCTCGGCGCGCTCGTCTTCGGGGTCTGGGCGCTCGGCGAACGCCGCCGGACCCGCGGTCTGTACGTGGCGCAGCTGGAGGAACGCGCCGCTCAGCTGGAACGCGACCGGGACCGGGAGTCCAAGCTGGCGGTCAGCAACGAGCGGACCCGGATCGCCCGCGAGATCCACGACGTGGTGGCGCACGGTCTGTCGATCATGATCGTCCAGGCCGACGGCGGTCTGTACGCGGCCGATCAGTCCCCGGAGGCGGCGAAGAAGGCGCTGGCGACGATCGGTGACACCGGCCGGGCCAGCCTGACCGAGATGCGAAAGATGCTCGGCCTGCTCAAACAGGACGAGCAGCGTGACCTGGATCCGAACCAGCCGCGCCCGCAGCCGGGGGTTTCCAGCCTGCCGGAGCTGATCGAGAACGTCCGGGCCGCCGGTCTGACCGTCGCGTACGAGGTGACCGGCCGCCCGCGGGACCTGCCGGCGCTGCTCGGCCTGACCGCGTACCGGATCGTGCAGGAAGGCCTGACGAACACGCTGAAACACGCCGGGCCGGGAGCGCGTACCTCCGTCACCCTGGACTTCGGGCGCGAGATGCTGACCGTGGTGGTCACCGACGACGGCCGCGGGGCCGGGGTCGCGCCGAGCAGCGATCCGGGTCACGGTCTGGTCGGGATGCGGCAGCGCGCCTCGGTCTCGGGCGGTACGGTGAGCGCCGGACCGAAGGCGGGCGGCGGTTACGAGGTGATCGCCAGGCTGCCGTACAACCTGCCCAACGGAGGGTAA
- a CDS encoding response regulator transcription factor, with product MSDDVIRVFLVDDQELVRAGFTMLVDSQADMRVVGQAGDGGEAVEKIQVTACDVVLMDVRMPRLDGVQATQRLQSLPQASTDGQPPKVIVLTTFDLDEYAFAAIKAGAAGFLLKNTPPADLLNAIRQVYSGDAVVSPSTTKRLLEHFAGALPDAGAERPDLAELTAREREVLIEVARGLSNTEIAKLFTLSEATVKTHIGRILAKTGLRDRVALVVLGYETGLVRPTK from the coding sequence GTGTCAGACGATGTGATCCGGGTGTTCCTGGTCGACGACCAGGAGCTGGTCCGGGCCGGGTTCACGATGCTGGTGGACTCGCAGGCCGACATGCGCGTGGTCGGGCAGGCCGGGGACGGCGGCGAGGCGGTCGAGAAGATCCAGGTGACCGCGTGCGACGTCGTCCTGATGGACGTCCGGATGCCGCGGCTGGACGGGGTCCAGGCCACCCAGCGGCTCCAGTCGTTGCCGCAGGCATCGACTGACGGGCAGCCGCCGAAGGTGATCGTGCTGACCACGTTCGACCTGGACGAGTACGCGTTCGCCGCGATCAAGGCCGGCGCGGCCGGCTTCCTGCTGAAGAACACCCCGCCGGCGGATCTGCTGAACGCGATCCGCCAGGTGTACTCCGGTGACGCGGTGGTCTCGCCGAGTACCACCAAACGCCTGCTCGAGCACTTCGCCGGCGCGCTGCCCGACGCCGGAGCCGAGCGGCCGGACCTGGCCGAGCTGACGGCCCGCGAGCGCGAGGTACTGATCGAGGTCGCCCGTGGTCTGTCGAACACCGAGATCGCCAAGCTGTTCACGTTGTCCGAGGCAACGGTCAAGACGCACATCGGCCGGATCCTTGCCAAGACCGGGCTCCGGGACCGGGTCGCGCTGGTAGTCCTCGGGTACGAGACAGGCCTGGTCCGGCCGACAAAGTAG
- a CDS encoding TetR/AcrR family transcriptional regulator — MTEPKPRRSGRIRMTSAERREQLITIARGLFAQKGYEATSVEEIAHRAEVSKPVVYEHFGGKEGLYAVVVDREVRALLDGVTGALTAGRAHELVEQAALALLDYIENNADGFRILVRDSPVGSSTGSFISILSDVATRVEHILAEEFKRRGLDPKNAPMYAQMLVGMVALTGQWWLDARKPKKPDVAAHLVNLAWNGLSGLEPKPTLSTRPHK; from the coding sequence GTGACGGAACCAAAACCGCGGCGGTCCGGCCGAATCCGGATGACCAGTGCCGAGCGTCGCGAACAACTCATCACGATCGCCCGCGGCCTGTTCGCCCAGAAGGGGTACGAGGCCACCTCGGTCGAGGAGATCGCGCATCGCGCCGAGGTCTCCAAGCCGGTCGTGTATGAACACTTCGGCGGCAAGGAAGGTTTGTACGCGGTCGTCGTGGACCGTGAGGTCCGGGCGCTGCTCGACGGTGTCACCGGCGCACTGACGGCGGGGCGCGCGCACGAGCTGGTCGAGCAGGCCGCGCTGGCGCTGCTGGACTACATCGAGAACAACGCGGACGGGTTCCGGATTCTGGTCCGGGACTCGCCGGTCGGGTCGTCGACCGGGTCGTTCATCTCGATCCTGAGCGATGTCGCGACCCGGGTCGAGCACATTCTGGCCGAGGAGTTCAAGCGCCGCGGGCTGGACCCGAAGAACGCGCCGATGTACGCGCAGATGCTGGTCGGCATGGTCGCGCTGACCGGCCAGTGGTGGCTGGACGCCCGGAAGCCGAAGAAGCCGGACGTCGCCGCGCACCTGGTCAACCTGGCCTGGAACGGCCTCTCCGGCCTCGAACCCAAGCCCACCCTCTCGACCCGCCCACACAAGTAG
- a CDS encoding FtsX-like permease family protein yields the protein MRRSLLSSLRAHLGRLIAACLAIVLGVGFGSLAMVVHSSASHGVDETIGAQYKGVDTVVKTNQASISPTDVARAKALPQAASVITRTSAFLQASFPGLVRPTSLVVESLYDTSRIAGPATSSGRLPTATTEIALPAREAAKYKVGVGQTLRLESYDKKSWTVRIVGLIDDSKYIGSAPAVATPAAVKTFAPDEYIAAINLAAKPGVSPEQLTEAVRAVVAPGVMVYTGAEFIQREVEGFTHGIDVLGGVFGMFAVIALFVACLVIGNTFTIVIAQRTREMALLRCVGASRRQVFTSVLSEATVVGAIASAIGVIFGVALSALALAMSREFNWGIPPVPLHLDASSLLLPLVLGTVATLIAAVVPARRATKVAPLAALRPEVAPAAASRAGILRLILGFLLLAGGGLLLAAGAAAHQVLIGVAGGALSFLGVLAVGSLLVPALIRVIGVLPARSGVPGRIALANAVRNPKRTAATTSALLIGVTLISLTCVGIASVRKTFDVSMDGQYPVDLVVATYNEKMPSGAADQLRAIKGVTQVVPVSQVRVKAAGDEVEVTGIDAGAAGSVIHNPDLASALKPGTALLDYSTMNLLKAEDGAKVTIGTGAHKLTVTARRATGLYAMTLTSTDLAKLAPDAPVTGYWLASDPKANGSRVIDAVEQSIPTVKDLSVSGGLAERTSYTKIFDVLLIVGVGLLGVSVLIALVGVGNTLSLSVLERTRENALLRAMGLSRRQLRAMLAVESLLMALVAAGLGIVLGLVYGWTGTAALMGGQTVDGGVQYAVPGTLLIAIAAIAAVAGLLASVLPARRAAKVAPAGALATE from the coding sequence GTGCGCCGTTCGCTGCTGTCCTCGCTGCGCGCCCACTTGGGCCGCCTGATCGCCGCCTGCCTGGCGATCGTTCTCGGCGTCGGCTTCGGCTCGCTCGCGATGGTCGTGCATTCGTCCGCGTCGCACGGTGTCGACGAGACGATCGGCGCCCAGTACAAGGGTGTCGACACGGTCGTGAAGACGAATCAGGCGTCGATCTCACCCACCGATGTGGCCAGGGCGAAGGCGCTGCCGCAGGCCGCGTCGGTGATCACCCGGACGTCGGCCTTCCTGCAGGCGTCCTTCCCGGGACTGGTCCGGCCGACGTCGCTGGTGGTCGAGTCGCTGTACGACACCAGCCGGATCGCCGGTCCGGCGACCTCGTCCGGCCGGTTGCCTACCGCAACGACCGAGATCGCGCTGCCGGCCCGCGAGGCGGCCAAGTACAAGGTGGGGGTCGGTCAGACCCTGCGGCTGGAGTCGTACGACAAGAAGTCCTGGACGGTCCGGATCGTTGGTCTGATCGACGATTCGAAGTACATCGGCTCGGCCCCGGCGGTGGCGACCCCGGCGGCGGTGAAGACCTTCGCGCCCGACGAGTACATCGCCGCGATCAACCTCGCCGCCAAGCCCGGTGTCAGCCCTGAACAGCTCACCGAGGCCGTCCGGGCGGTCGTGGCGCCGGGGGTGATGGTCTACACCGGCGCGGAGTTCATCCAGCGCGAGGTGGAGGGCTTCACGCACGGGATCGACGTACTCGGTGGCGTGTTCGGGATGTTCGCGGTGATCGCGCTGTTCGTCGCCTGTCTGGTGATCGGCAACACGTTCACGATCGTGATCGCCCAGCGCACCCGCGAGATGGCGCTGCTGCGCTGCGTCGGCGCGTCCCGGCGGCAGGTGTTCACCTCGGTACTGTCCGAGGCCACCGTGGTCGGGGCGATCGCCTCCGCGATCGGGGTGATCTTCGGGGTGGCGCTGTCCGCGCTCGCGCTGGCGATGTCCCGCGAGTTCAACTGGGGCATTCCGCCGGTACCGCTGCACCTGGACGCGTCGTCACTGCTGCTCCCCCTCGTACTCGGTACCGTCGCCACGCTGATCGCCGCCGTCGTACCGGCGCGCCGTGCCACCAAGGTCGCGCCGCTGGCCGCGCTGCGTCCGGAGGTCGCTCCGGCGGCCGCGTCCCGGGCCGGCATCCTGCGGCTGATCCTCGGCTTCCTGCTGCTCGCCGGTGGCGGCCTGCTGCTGGCGGCCGGCGCGGCAGCACACCAGGTACTGATCGGTGTCGCCGGTGGCGCGTTGTCGTTCCTCGGCGTACTCGCGGTCGGCTCGCTGCTCGTCCCGGCGCTGATCCGCGTGATCGGCGTGCTCCCGGCCCGCAGCGGCGTACCCGGCCGGATCGCGCTCGCGAACGCGGTCCGGAACCCGAAGCGTACGGCGGCGACCACGTCCGCCCTGCTGATCGGGGTCACGCTGATCAGCCTCACCTGTGTCGGTATCGCCTCGGTCCGGAAGACGTTCGACGTGTCGATGGACGGCCAGTACCCGGTGGATCTGGTGGTGGCCACGTACAACGAGAAGATGCCGTCCGGCGCCGCCGATCAGTTGCGCGCGATCAAGGGCGTCACGCAGGTCGTACCGGTCAGCCAGGTCCGGGTGAAGGCGGCCGGCGACGAGGTCGAGGTCACCGGCATCGATGCCGGCGCGGCCGGTTCGGTGATCCACAATCCCGACCTGGCGAGCGCGCTGAAGCCCGGTACGGCGCTGCTCGACTACTCGACGATGAACCTGCTGAAGGCCGAGGACGGCGCCAAGGTCACGATCGGCACCGGCGCGCACAAGCTGACCGTGACGGCGCGGCGCGCGACCGGCCTGTACGCGATGACGCTCACCTCGACCGACCTGGCGAAGCTGGCGCCGGACGCGCCCGTCACCGGGTACTGGCTGGCGTCGGACCCGAAGGCGAACGGTTCGCGGGTGATCGACGCCGTCGAGCAGTCGATCCCGACCGTGAAGGACCTGTCGGTCAGCGGTGGTCTGGCCGAGCGGACCAGTTACACGAAGATCTTCGACGTGCTGCTGATCGTCGGGGTCGGTCTGCTCGGGGTCTCGGTACTGATCGCGCTGGTCGGCGTCGGTAACACGCTCAGCCTGTCCGTACTGGAGCGAACCCGGGAGAACGCGCTGCTCCGGGCGATGGGCCTGTCCCGCCGGCAGTTGCGGGCGATGCTCGCTGTCGAATCGTTGCTGATGGCACTCGTCGCGGCCGGGCTGGGGATCGTTCTGGGCCTGGTCTACGGCTGGACCGGAACCGCCGCGTTGATGGGCGGTCAGACCGTCGACGGCGGCGTGCAGTACGCCGTACCCGGCACGCTGCTGATCGCGATCGCCGCCATCGCCGCGGTCGCCGGCCTGCTCGCGTCGGTACTGCCCGCCCGCCGCGCCGCCAAGGTCGCCCCGGCCGGCGCGCTGGCGACCGAATGA
- a CDS encoding methyltransferase domain-containing protein codes for MRTSPVWSPEQYGTYADERARPFRDLVERVRADDVRTVVDLGCGPGALTATLRQVWPDAVVRGIDSSPQMLEAAEQYADERLSFELGDVRTWAVEPGSLDVIVTNATLQWVPEQLDLLPGFVRALRPGGWLAIQIPGNGNAPSHAILRELAGTEPYAQYAKDASLRPDVPGPAEYVDALSAEGCVVDAWETTYFHLLAGDNAVLEWVKGTGARPVLQSLPDDVRPQFEAEYGARLAQAYPQKSYGTLLPFRRIFAVARKA; via the coding sequence ATGCGTACGTCACCGGTGTGGAGTCCAGAGCAGTACGGCACGTACGCCGACGAGCGCGCCCGGCCGTTCCGCGATCTGGTCGAACGAGTGCGCGCGGACGACGTACGCACCGTGGTCGACCTCGGCTGCGGACCGGGCGCGCTGACCGCGACGCTGCGGCAGGTCTGGCCGGACGCGGTGGTCCGGGGGATCGACAGTTCGCCGCAGATGCTCGAGGCGGCCGAACAGTACGCCGACGAGCGGTTGTCCTTCGAGCTCGGCGACGTCCGTACCTGGGCGGTCGAGCCGGGGTCGCTGGACGTGATCGTCACGAACGCGACGCTGCAATGGGTGCCCGAGCAGCTCGACCTGCTGCCCGGGTTCGTCCGGGCGCTGCGGCCGGGCGGGTGGCTGGCGATCCAGATCCCGGGGAACGGGAACGCGCCGTCGCACGCGATTCTGCGCGAGTTGGCCGGTACGGAGCCGTACGCCCAGTACGCGAAGGATGCGTCGCTGCGGCCGGACGTACCAGGGCCGGCTGAGTATGTGGACGCGCTCAGTGCGGAGGGATGCGTAGTGGATGCCTGGGAGACGACGTATTTCCATTTGCTGGCCGGCGACAACGCCGTCCTCGAATGGGTGAAGGGCACCGGCGCGCGTCCCGTGCTGCAGTCGTTGCCGGATGACGTACGGCCACAGTTCGAGGCGGAGTACGGCGCGCGGCTGGCGCAGGCGTACCCACAGAAGTCGTACGGGACGCTGCTGCCGTTCCGCCGGATCTTTGCCGTGGCGCGGAAGGCCTGA
- a CDS encoding acyl-CoA desaturase — protein sequence MTPPVATPDAPTRTAPVEDVHTGTLGGEQKKTWEQVALALFIGIPFLAVLAAVPIAWGGFLGWRDVVLAVVFYTVAGHGISIGFHRLFTHKSFKPNRPLKYALAIAGSLAIEGPVIRWVADHRKHHKFSDRDGDPHSPWKYGHTMGALTKGFYHAHIGWLFDTEQTPQRQYAPDLLKDKDIVKVSRMFPMLVTVSLLAPAVIGGLWSWSIQGALTAFFWASLVRIALLHHVTWSINSICHTIGDRPFKSRDKSGNVWWLAILSQGESWHNLHHSDPTCARHGVLKGQLDTSARCIWFFERMGWVSDVRWPVKERLEARRVDASTRTLKAA from the coding sequence ATGACTCCACCCGTTGCCACGCCGGACGCGCCCACCCGTACCGCGCCGGTCGAGGACGTGCACACCGGGACGCTCGGTGGTGAGCAGAAGAAGACCTGGGAGCAGGTCGCGCTGGCGTTGTTCATCGGCATCCCGTTCCTGGCGGTGCTGGCGGCGGTGCCGATCGCGTGGGGTGGGTTCCTCGGCTGGCGGGACGTCGTGCTGGCGGTGGTGTTCTACACGGTCGCGGGGCACGGGATCTCGATCGGGTTCCACCGGCTGTTCACGCACAAGTCGTTCAAGCCGAACCGGCCACTGAAGTACGCGCTGGCGATCGCTGGTTCGCTGGCGATCGAGGGGCCGGTGATCCGCTGGGTCGCGGACCATCGCAAGCACCACAAGTTCTCCGACCGGGACGGCGACCCGCACAGCCCGTGGAAGTACGGGCACACGATGGGCGCGCTGACCAAGGGGTTCTACCACGCGCACATCGGCTGGCTGTTCGACACCGAGCAGACGCCGCAGCGGCAGTACGCGCCGGATCTGCTGAAGGACAAGGACATCGTGAAGGTGTCCCGGATGTTCCCGATGCTGGTCACCGTCAGCCTGCTCGCGCCGGCCGTCATCGGCGGTCTCTGGTCGTGGTCGATCCAGGGCGCGCTGACCGCGTTCTTCTGGGCCAGCCTGGTCCGGATCGCGCTGCTGCACCACGTCACCTGGTCGATCAACTCGATCTGCCACACCATCGGCGACCGGCCGTTCAAGAGCCGGGACAAGTCCGGCAACGTGTGGTGGCTGGCGATCCTGAGCCAGGGCGAGTCGTGGCACAACCTGCACCACTCCGACCCGACCTGCGCCCGGCACGGCGTACTGAAGGGCCAGCTCGACACGTCGGCGCGCTGCATCTGGTTCTTCGAGCGGATGGGCTGGGTGAGCGACGTCCGCTGGCCGGTCAAGGAGCGGCTGGAGGCGCGCCGGGTGGACGCCTCGACGCGTACGCTGAAAGCTGCCTGA
- a CDS encoding ABC transporter ATP-binding protein, with protein MSLQTGQIGTGRLPQDGEPRTAIRAHELRKVYGQGDTAVAALDGVSVDFGVGRFTAIMGPSGSGKSTLMHCLAGLDSPTDGQVLLGETELTRLPDAELTKIRRDRIGFVFQSFNLLPMLSAKDNILLPLELGSRKPDQQWLATLIDVLGLADRLTHRPSELSGGQQQRVAVARALVGRPEVVFADEPTGNLDSRSGAEVLGFLRRSVREFGQTVVMVTHDPLAASYADRVVMLADGKLAGELLEPTPESVLNALRQLGA; from the coding sequence ATGAGCTTGCAGACCGGGCAGATCGGCACCGGGCGACTGCCGCAGGACGGGGAGCCACGGACCGCGATCCGTGCGCACGAGCTGCGTAAGGTCTACGGACAGGGTGACACCGCGGTGGCCGCGCTCGACGGGGTCTCGGTCGACTTCGGGGTCGGCCGGTTCACCGCGATCATGGGCCCGTCCGGGTCCGGCAAGTCGACGCTGATGCACTGCCTGGCCGGGCTGGACAGCCCGACCGACGGTCAGGTGCTGCTCGGGGAGACCGAGCTGACCCGGCTGCCGGACGCGGAGCTGACCAAGATCCGCCGGGACCGGATCGGTTTCGTGTTCCAGTCGTTCAACCTGCTGCCGATGCTGTCCGCGAAGGACAACATTCTGCTGCCGCTGGAGCTCGGCAGCCGCAAGCCGGACCAGCAGTGGCTGGCCACGCTGATCGACGTACTCGGACTGGCGGACCGGCTCACGCACCGCCCGTCGGAGCTGTCCGGTGGTCAGCAGCAGCGGGTCGCGGTCGCGCGGGCCCTGGTCGGCCGGCCGGAGGTGGTGTTCGCGGACGAGCCGACCGGCAACCTGGACTCGCGGTCCGGTGCCGAGGTACTCGGGTTCCTGCGCCGCTCGGTCCGTGAGTTCGGTCAGACCGTGGTGATGGTGACGCACGATCCGCTCGCGGCCTCGTACGCCGACCGGGTGGTGATGCTTGCCGACGGCAAGTTGGCCGGCGAACTGCTCGAGCCGACCCCGGAGAGCGTCCTGAACGCGCTGCGGCAGCTGGGGGCCTGA
- a CDS encoding MarR family winged helix-turn-helix transcriptional regulator: MEDEVDRLIEAWRRERPDLDVAPMEVLSRVSRLARHLDRARGQAFDTHGLESWEFDVLAALRRAGAPYQLSPGKLLKETLVTSGTMTNRVDRLTARGLVERLPDPNDRRGVLVQLTPAGRDAVDAAMADLLTHERALLGSLSERDQQRIARVLRELVRPFDQEKH, translated from the coding sequence ATGGAGGACGAGGTCGACCGGCTGATCGAGGCCTGGCGCCGGGAGCGGCCGGACCTCGACGTGGCGCCGATGGAGGTGCTGTCCCGGGTCAGCCGGCTGGCCCGGCACCTGGACCGGGCGCGTGGTCAGGCGTTCGACACGCACGGGCTGGAGTCCTGGGAGTTCGACGTACTGGCGGCGCTCCGCCGGGCCGGCGCTCCGTACCAACTCTCCCCCGGCAAACTGCTGAAGGAAACCCTGGTCACCTCCGGCACGATGACGAACCGGGTCGACCGGCTGACCGCGCGCGGCCTGGTCGAGCGACTGCCCGACCCGAACGACCGGCGCGGCGTGCTGGTCCAGCTGACCCCGGCCGGCCGGGACGCTGTGGACGCCGCGATGGCCGACCTGCTCACCCACGAGCGGGCGCTGCTCGGGTCGCTGAGCGAGCGCGACCAGCAGCGGATCGCCCGGGTCCTGCGCGAACTCGTCCGGCCCTTCGACCAGGAAAAGCACTGA